One Actinoplanes missouriensis 431 DNA segment encodes these proteins:
- a CDS encoding YceD family protein codes for MPKSPQSHLDPRQPLVVDTTKLPRQPGATRALSRVVPAPADLGLELISVPEGSDLELDLSMTSVSEGVYISGAVRGSLSGECGRCLNEIGTSFEVSIAELFAYEDSTTEETTDDDEVGRMQGDLLDLEPAIRDAIVLTLPTNPLCRPDCPGLCPECGVHFDDLPADHSHEDVDPRWAALRNLTAESPEAAAPQQEQYSKE; via the coding sequence ATGCCCAAGTCACCGCAGAGTCACCTGGATCCCAGGCAGCCGCTTGTCGTCGACACGACGAAACTTCCCCGGCAGCCTGGTGCGACGCGTGCCCTGAGTCGGGTGGTGCCGGCGCCGGCGGACCTCGGTCTGGAGCTGATCTCGGTCCCCGAGGGTTCCGACCTCGAGCTCGATCTGAGCATGACGTCGGTCTCCGAGGGGGTCTACATCAGCGGCGCCGTTCGTGGCTCGCTCTCGGGCGAGTGCGGGCGGTGCCTCAACGAGATCGGCACGTCGTTCGAGGTCTCCATCGCGGAGCTGTTCGCCTACGAGGACAGCACCACCGAGGAGACCACCGACGACGACGAGGTGGGGCGGATGCAGGGCGACCTGCTCGACTTGGAGCCGGCGATTAGGGACGCGATCGTGCTGACCCTGCCGACCAACCCGCTCTGCCGGCCGGACTGCCCAGGGTTGTGCCCCGAGTGCGGGGTGCACTTCGACGACCTTCCGGCCGATCACAGCCACGAGGACGTCGATCCCCGCTGGGCCGCTTTGCGCAACCTGACAGCTGAGTCGCCTGAGGCGGCTGCGCCGCAGCAAGAGCAATATTCTAAGGAGTAG